AACGGATGGTTAGGACATTGTCTGTTGATGATGTGTCACTTAGCTTGTATTTACATTTGCTTACCTTTAAGGTATGTTTGGATAATGAAAAATAAGGGGTGGGATTGAGATTGGGAAATGAATAAAGGGTTGGGATTAAATGGAAgtgggagaatgaatggttaggatttaaagatatcttttggtgggtgggaaatcatttccctaaCCCATTAGCCATTGGGCCCGTTCACCGCCGTCGGGCTCCTCCCGCCACCGCAGGTGTGCtcctcctgccaccgccgctggaTTCGCGTGGATCCGAGTAGGGGGATGGCCGCCGCTGCTACCTTGTTCCTCCTGCCGGCCGACTGCCGCGCGCCCCTCGCTGCCTTCGATGTCCGTCGCCCTACGCTGGATCCGCTGCCGACCGCCAGCCACcgcgcaccaccgccaccgccgctgccttgTTCCTCCCGCTGGCCAACTGTCGCGCTCTCCTCACCGCCTTTGTCTTCCGTCGCCCAACACTGGATCTACTACCACCCGGGCGCCACCAtgcaaccaccaccaccgctgcctccTTCGATGCATGGGGAGCCTGCCACCACGGACCCACTGGCCTCTGCCGCCGCGCTCCCGTCCGCAATCCACCGCTGTGCGCCCGAGAATTGAAAAGGAGAGAGTTCCCGGGAGAGAGtttgagagagatagagagagaggagtatgagaggagaggaggaggaggaagatagGAGATAAGGAAGAGGTAAGGAGATAGAGAGGGGATGACTTGAACAAATTCGAAGTGCTAAAGAGTGAAAGAGGAGGTAACTCAGACTTCTAGGTGGAACTTTAAGAGgcccgcctacgaaaatatatttttccatgcggCCAATTAATTGGCACATCTgaaaaaatagctatatttttgcATACGGTTCCCTAAGAGGGATGTctatgaaaatagattttcgcatgcgggtcTCTTAAGAAGCTGTATGCAAAAATGAGGGTCGAGTTATGCAGACACAGACACTTATCCGTCTGCAACCTATTGAGGTGTTTGTCTAGGAAAAATCAGGTGTGTAGTTGTGACGTGCACGTTTTAAGAATGATCCAACTATCAAGGTTTTAAGGATGATGCGTGTGGCTCAAAGCATGTCGAAATCTTTGTTTcaattatataggatatattttttttcccaagttGCACATAATTCCAAAACTTATAGCCGATGGATATCAATCACAATGAGTTGCTCTAGGAGGTTATTCATATAATCTGTAAGTAGCCACATACATGTCTTAACATGAGCTGCTCATCTATGCTTTGCGCAATCTGCTTGTCTCCTCAAACACATCTACTAGTAAAGAAGGGCTAGTTCTTTTCAGATTTGCATAACCTCCTGTTGCCGCAACAGCATCCATCGCATTTGAAGAGGCCATAAATTCAATGCAAACCTTCTTAAGCTTGTCACAGCTATGCTGATCAGCCAAAGCCAATGTAGTTGCCACATTGTCCACATGAAGACTCTTGCCAAGGATGCGGAAGCAAATCAACTTGAGACTGTCCATGGCATATCTATCCGCAGCCACAAGTAAATGCCGGATCATCTCAATCTTATCACCTCCCTGAAGGTTCACACACATGTGATTCTTTGATAACCAGAAGTAGACattttattttgagaaataCAGTACGTACGCAGGCGCTCACAacgtgcgcacactcacccctatgaacgcacacacacaccctacccctatgagcacctccgaaaGACTGAGCCGGCatgtcttgagattgacgaagtcaccacaggcgcctcgctgtcgacgggtacgtcgcctaccactgaaagaataatagCCGTAAATGtgagcacccgtgtcaaatctaggatttgaacccgggtgggctggttccaccacaaggaacctaaccagttgagctatgctcacttcgcAACCAGAAGTAGACATTTAATTGTGAGGCGATTGTCCTTGATGAAGCCTGATTCTGGCAGCTCAAGATCGCTTCTTAGCTTGAAATAGGCATGTGAAATGACAGTTCCAAACCGATTTTTACCCCTAGAGCTGAACACTACTGGCTGTTTGTTCAGGGTCAATTCCCAGTTGGACAAGCCAGGTACCTGATTAACCAATCTGAGGGAATACAATGCCTGGACCTCAGCATTGTCACTCATAAGCTCAAGATAGACTGAGATGTACTCTTTGTAAGCCTCACAAactccatcaggatagaagCGAATCGCCCAGTCGAAGCTACCAACAGCGAAGATGTTCGACCGGACAAACTTGCCAACACCGATGCCCTTCTGGAATCTGTACCCGTTGATCTCAAATATGTGCCCACCCACCTCTGACCCTGTGGTGCATCTTGATGCCATCGTCTTGGCTTTGGTGATTGGCGTTAACCCTGAAAGCATGGTTCCGAGAGCTGATCGGAACGATCTTTGTATTAGTTGagataaaatgaaaatagaACAAGTTTGGGCTCAGCTACTCACACTTAGCAACAGGTAAACATGATATATAATATAGTTACCAGGAACACTCAGAGGTTGTTCAAGGTCGAAGTTCCCTGCTGAATTTAGGCACTACACTATTTTACAATTTTTAGctaaatttgaatatgagaaAATGTGTAAGACACTTTTACATATGTGTGGAAGTGATGCCTATAGTGATTGATATTGGTGGTATGACAAGTTCAATTTATATATCATCAATGGTCTTTAGTTTGTCTAGACTGATTTCTAGTATGGTAGTACCTGGTTCTGTTTCAATTATTTCCTTGATGCATGGCAGTAAAATGGTTAATAAGAATGATtactttttcctataaattGGAACACTATGTTGTGCTACGATAGACCATGTTATAATAACATGGCCAATAAGAACCACTTCTTAGTGTAAACTTCAGTAATACTCTTTACTTACATTTTTTCTGGAAGAAGATCAAGTGAACAAGATAAGTTAGTGGTGGAGATATATAGCTTGGGAGAAGACTGTAAGAGAAGGACCCTGTGGTGAATCTAGTCGTGGCAGGCCAACTAGCTTTTGATGATGACAAATCTAGCGGTTCCCGCTCTAAAGATGCTGGAGAGGATCATGTCATGAGTGACTCGCCAAAGAGGATTGATGAAGGCGCATCATGGTGGTCGGCAGAGACTCGACAGATTGGATCCATTGTGTTGATGTCATGGCAAGGTGGGGGTAGTGGCAGCTATGGAGTGGATGGAGGTTGATGGTTAGCTATAGGTTGTGGGGGGAGTAGTACGCATGCCTAAATAGGAAGATGAATGAATAGGTATTGTTTTGATAAGACTTCGGTTAAAGTGAGATGGATGGAAAATGGTATGAATAAGACTTCGGTTAAAGTGGGATGGATGGGAATGGTGTATTTGTTTCCTATTGAATCCTTGTTTTTCCTTTGCATCCATTTGCGCTAGAACTTTTTTCCTCTTTGTTCTTTCTTCCTGTCATGAACCTCATGACAAGAATCAAGATATATATTTCTTCAGGGGCACAAACCACCAAGAAATACATAAAACTACCAAAGTAATAAGCTTTGCCAGCCAACCAACAAGGAATACCCACCAAGTCTAGAGGGCAAGGGAAAGTCCATTTTATTGGCGGCTAACAATGTGGAAAGTTTTTCTTGGCGCTTTTATTTTGGGCGCCAACAAAATTATGTATTCTTGTAGTATGAAGAATGACACCTGTCCACATGTTGAAGCCATGCATGTACACCCACCACACACACTCGAGGCTTGTGGCTGGAAATTCTTTACATACTTTGGTAGTACAATCCAAACGTCATATAATTTGTGATTTCCTTGGTGCATTAGTTGTTTAAATTAATCGTTTTTCTTTGCATAAATTAGGAGGATAGAAGGCAGTATGCAAGTTGAGGTagcatatatagagagagggaggatgcTCATCTCAGTTTTATGGGTGGAGGGTGGTGGAAGATGAGATGGGATCTATGAGCTGCACAACGTCGTGGGTGTATGACTTTGCACACCAAGATTTCAATCCTTATTTTCACATATATGGTTGTGTGTACCTTTAGTTGGTGTGTGTAAATGTCAGAAGTTATGTTTACTTTGTCAAAAACATGTATTTATATTCCTCAAGTGCCAttaaaacacacacaaaaaaggcctactacaaaatttatcaaagaTTTTGATAGAGCCTTCTTATGGGCATACAAGACAAGCAATTTATAAGAATACCAACGCAGCATAATCCACACACATGATATCACATATATCATCACGATTAATTCCAATGAGCTACCACAATAGGACAAACCACATATGATATCTATGTTTGATTTTCTACTTATATGAAACTAAGGTGCATATATAAtttaaacatgtatatataataaCAAATGTAAAGTTAAATTGCAATATCTTCCATGCACGAAATGCCAACGCATCTGTGAGTACAAAATACTAAAAAAGCACAATATGGAATTGTAAGAACACATAGAGATTTGCAATGAAGAAGGGGTATGATCGTGAAcaatttttctttgaaaaaaagcACGACGGTTATGAAATAATAGTTTCCATCCcaaataaatttgaatttaaacaaTTATTTCCATCTAAAATGAATAAAACTgaatatttatttt
The Oryza glaberrima chromosome 8, OglaRS2, whole genome shotgun sequence DNA segment above includes these coding regions:
- the LOC127782085 gene encoding BTB/POZ and MATH domain-containing protein 1-like — its product is MLSGLTPITKAKTMASRCTTGSEVGGHIFEINGYRFQKGIGVGKFVRSNIFAVGSFDWAIRFYPDGVCEAYKEYISVYLELMSDNAEVQALYSLRLVNQVPGLSNWELTLNKQPVVFSSRGKNRFGTVISHAYFKLRSDLELPESGFIKDNRLTIKCLLLNHMCVNLQGGDKIEMIRHLLVAADRYAMDSLKLICFRILGKSLHVDNVATTLALADQHSCDKLKKVCIEFMASSNAMDAVAATGGYANLKRTSPSLLVDVFEETSRLRKA